One part of the Pseudemcibacter aquimaris genome encodes these proteins:
- a CDS encoding ABC transporter permease — translation MAGRLVSSLNRKLLRDLWKIKGQLVAIVLVMASGIMSFVLSFGVIDSLELGRDVYYDRYQFAEVWAGAKRVPDNVREQIAEIDGVTRFETRVTFGGIVQVDGMEEPATGRIISVPDGYESTLNKLYLKQGRWLLPDEEDAILASEAFVNAHEFILGDTVDMIINGKKRTLKIVGVVLSPEYVYAMGPGALIPDDKRFGVFWMSRRALEAAVNMDGAFNDVSLMLGRDANVSDVKSELDRILKPYGGLISFDRSEQMSNWFVENELTQLETTGSITPVIFLAVAAFLINVVMTRQVATQRVQIGMLKAVGYRESEIALHFLKMVMVIVSIGSVIGLIGGVWLGAGLLELYGTYFRFPDLRYIYSIDVMVFAVFLCAGSATAGTWIAMKQAASLPPAEAMRPESPTEFKETILERIGVDRIFSFLSRIVLRQVERRPIRALLSSIGVGFALSILIFANSLNDSVIHMMNIQYDVGNREDLMLSFVEPRHKKALEEIRLMPGVMKVEPLRDVPVELSHGHLAKRTGISGIIPEPDLHRMLDQDLNPVELPANGFILSRKLAEILNVQIGDVVKADVLEEKRPELYLPVTAIYDEFMGIGAMMDIERVNSLLNEGPVVTGAALMIDPNWNGPLYQNIKEIPSIIGMTMMDKMREIFEQLMDENMMRMMAVYIVFAGIIAFGVIYNTARIAFSERSRELASLRVLGLTRGEVAYILFGELAIVVLIAIPIGMLLGYAMVAGMIESLDTELFRIPLYIKSNTYAYAVIVVLISTLISFYLVWRQVDKIDLVTAQKGVE, via the coding sequence ATGGCGGGGCGTCTTGTTTCATCATTAAACCGAAAATTGCTTCGTGATTTATGGAAAATCAAAGGGCAATTGGTTGCGATTGTGCTTGTGATGGCGTCCGGCATTATGTCTTTTGTTTTATCCTTTGGGGTGATTGATAGTTTGGAACTGGGCCGTGATGTTTATTATGACAGGTATCAATTCGCCGAAGTGTGGGCGGGGGCGAAACGAGTTCCCGATAATGTACGTGAACAGATTGCCGAAATTGATGGTGTTACCCGTTTTGAAACACGCGTGACGTTCGGCGGAATTGTTCAGGTGGACGGTATGGAAGAACCAGCCACGGGCCGTATTATTTCAGTGCCGGATGGGTATGAGTCGACATTAAATAAACTTTATCTAAAGCAGGGCAGATGGTTACTACCTGACGAGGAAGATGCAATTCTAGCAAGCGAAGCATTCGTAAATGCCCATGAATTTATCCTTGGTGATACTGTGGATATGATCATCAATGGGAAAAAACGAACATTAAAAATCGTTGGTGTGGTTTTAAGCCCGGAATATGTTTATGCCATGGGACCGGGGGCGTTAATTCCTGATGATAAAAGGTTTGGTGTTTTTTGGATGAGCCGCCGTGCGCTCGAGGCTGCCGTAAATATGGATGGTGCCTTTAACGATGTTTCCTTAATGCTTGGTCGCGATGCAAATGTTAGTGATGTAAAAAGCGAACTGGACCGGATTTTAAAGCCATACGGTGGCTTGATTTCATTTGACCGCAGCGAACAAATGTCAAACTGGTTTGTGGAAAATGAGCTTACCCAGCTTGAGACAACAGGAAGTATCACACCAGTGATCTTTTTAGCGGTGGCAGCATTTTTAATTAATGTTGTGATGACCAGACAGGTTGCAACACAGCGCGTACAAATCGGTATGTTAAAGGCCGTTGGTTATCGGGAAAGTGAAATTGCCCTTCATTTCTTGAAAATGGTAATGGTCATTGTGTCAATTGGCAGTGTCATCGGCCTTATTGGTGGTGTTTGGTTGGGCGCAGGTCTATTGGAACTTTATGGGACTTATTTCCGCTTCCCGGATCTTAGATATATTTATTCAATTGATGTAATGGTATTTGCCGTTTTTCTTTGTGCAGGGTCAGCAACCGCAGGAACATGGATCGCAATGAAACAAGCAGCAAGCTTACCACCCGCAGAAGCAATGCGACCGGAATCACCAACAGAATTTAAAGAAACTATTCTGGAACGCATTGGCGTTGACAGGATTTTTTCGTTTTTAAGTCGTATTGTTCTGCGCCAAGTCGAAAGAAGGCCGATACGGGCATTACTATCGTCTATTGGTGTCGGGTTTGCACTTTCCATACTGATATTTGCAAACAGCTTAAATGACAGCGTTATTCATATGATGAATATCCAATATGATGTTGGTAACCGCGAAGATTTAATGCTTAGTTTCGTTGAACCACGCCATAAAAAAGCACTTGAAGAAATTCGCCTTATGCCCGGTGTGATGAAAGTGGAACCCTTACGTGATGTGCCGGTGGAATTAAGTCATGGGCATCTGGCCAAACGCACTGGTATATCCGGAATTATTCCGGAACCCGATCTGCACCGCATGCTGGATCAGGATTTAAACCCGGTAGAGCTTCCGGCGAATGGCTTTATTCTTTCCAGAAAACTGGCGGAAATATTAAATGTCCAGATCGGGGATGTGGTTAAGGCTGATGTTCTTGAGGAAAAACGCCCCGAATTATATTTACCCGTCACAGCCATTTATGATGAATTTATGGGTATTGGTGCGATGATGGATATTGAACGGGTTAATTCGCTTCTTAACGAAGGGCCGGTTGTAACTGGTGCCGCATTGATGATTGATCCAAACTGGAATGGGCCGCTTTATCAAAATATCAAAGAAATTCCATCTATTATCGGCATGACTATGATGGACAAAATGCGTGAAATTTTTGAACAATTGATGGATGAAAATATGATGCGCATGATGGCCGTATATATTGTGTTTGCTGGGATTATCGCATTTGGGGTTATTTATAATACGGCACGAATTGCTTTTTCAGAAAGATCACGTGAACTGGCGAGTCTTCGTGTACTTGGGCTTACGCGGGGTGAGGTGGCCTATATTTTATTTGGTGAACTTGCCATTGTTGTATTGATTGCAATTCCGATTGGTATGTTGCTTGGATACGCAATGGTGGCTGGTATGATCGAAAGTCTTGATACGGAACTGTTCCGAATACCTTTATATATCAAAAGTAATACATATGCTTATGCAGTGATCGTTGTACTCATAAGCACGCTTATTTCATTTTATCTTGTTTGGCGACAGGTCGATAAAATTGACCTTGTAACCGCCCAAAAGGGAGTTGAATAA
- a CDS encoding efflux RND transporter periplasmic adaptor subunit, translating to MKKIKLYIKIALGVFALGMLVFALMPNPVLVDIGRVERGDVLVSLDGEGKTKIRDIYVVYSPIEGRVTRIEREQGDSVAAGETVIANMRPADPRFIDSRTEIQAQADIQGAEAALGFEVAKLERAEAELEFAKAELERTKRLYDNGNVSIARLERAQLTLRLRETELNTAKSGMVVADSVLAAAKARLVQPSDNQGADSSTLVVRAPVSGKVLRLLHESEGVIPAGTPLVEVGNPEDLEIVIEMLSRDAVKVEAGDTALIKRWGGDEDILAQVRVVSPSGFTKISALGVEEQRVNVYLDFIDPIEKWRGLGDAFRVEASIIVDQSSDVLYVPISALFRYEENWNAFVVEDGIAIRREVEIGKMNDQMAEIKKGLDDGGEVIIHPGSNISDGVRVEQR from the coding sequence ATGAAAAAAATCAAACTCTATATCAAAATTGCACTTGGTGTTTTTGCGCTTGGGATGCTGGTATTTGCCTTAATGCCAAATCCTGTGCTTGTTGATATTGGCCGTGTGGAACGTGGTGATGTTCTTGTATCCCTTGATGGTGAAGGGAAAACAAAAATTCGCGATATTTACGTCGTTTATTCACCCATTGAAGGGCGCGTGACACGCATTGAAAGAGAACAGGGCGACAGTGTTGCTGCTGGTGAAACGGTTATTGCTAACATGCGCCCTGCCGACCCGAGGTTTATTGATAGCCGCACTGAAATTCAGGCGCAGGCCGATATTCAGGGTGCCGAAGCGGCCCTTGGGTTTGAAGTCGCGAAATTAGAACGCGCAGAAGCAGAACTTGAATTTGCGAAAGCGGAACTGGAAAGAACAAAAAGATTATATGATAATGGCAATGTTTCTATAGCGAGGTTGGAACGCGCGCAATTGACATTAAGGCTTCGTGAAACCGAATTAAATACTGCGAAATCCGGTATGGTCGTGGCAGATAGTGTTCTAGCGGCAGCAAAAGCAAGGCTAGTTCAGCCAAGTGATAATCAAGGCGCGGATAGTAGTACGCTGGTGGTACGGGCCCCCGTATCCGGAAAAGTATTAAGGCTTCTTCATGAAAGTGAAGGGGTAATCCCGGCGGGTACACCACTTGTTGAGGTTGGAAATCCGGAAGATTTGGAAATTGTCATTGAAATGCTTTCGCGCGACGCGGTGAAGGTAGAAGCCGGTGATACTGCCCTTATTAAAAGATGGGGTGGTGATGAGGATATACTGGCACAGGTACGTGTTGTTTCACCGTCCGGTTTTACTAAAATTTCTGCACTTGGTGTCGAAGAACAGCGTGTGAATGTTTATCTTGATTTCATTGATCCAATTGAAAAATGGCGGGGGCTTGGCGATGCGTTCCGGGTAGAAGCAAGTATAATCGTTGATCAGTCAAGTGATGTTTTATATGTCCCCATCAGTGCATTATTTAGATACGAGGAAAATTGGAACGCTTTTGTTGTTGAAGATGGCATTGCTATTAGAAGAGAAGTCGAAATAGGAAAAATGAATGATCAAATGGCCGAGATAAAAAAAGGCCTGGATGATGGGGGAGAGGTGATCATACATCCAGGCTCAAATATTTCAGATGGGGTTAGAGTAGAACAGCGCTAG
- a CDS encoding peptidylprolyl isomerase, with protein sequence MKKIFLAVMGLMVATVANAQNPKVKMITEKGEIIAELYADKAPISVANFLRYVDAKGYDNATFFRAVRMDNQIQNKIKIEVVQIGVDDSVEHFDPIPLERTRDTGINHVDGTLSMARGGADTATASFSIAINENPNLDFGSMRASDGQGFAAFGRVISGMEIVREIQLAETVPPADPDNLEFTAGQMIVNPVVIHTIERLE encoded by the coding sequence ATGAAAAAGATATTTTTAGCCGTAATGGGATTGATGGTGGCAACTGTCGCAAACGCGCAAAATCCAAAAGTAAAAATGATTACGGAAAAGGGCGAGATTATCGCAGAGCTTTATGCTGATAAAGCGCCCATCAGTGTTGCCAATTTCCTGCGTTATGTAGATGCAAAAGGATATGACAATGCGACTTTTTTCCGTGCTGTGCGTATGGATAATCAAATTCAGAATAAAATCAAAATCGAAGTGGTTCAAATTGGTGTTGATGACAGTGTTGAACATTTTGATCCGATCCCGCTTGAACGGACCCGTGATACGGGCATAAATCATGTCGATGGAACGCTATCTATGGCCCGTGGTGGCGCGGATACGGCAACAGCATCATTTTCTATTGCGATAAATGAAAATCCAAATCTTGATTTTGGTTCCATGCGTGCGTCTGATGGTCAGGGATTTGCGGCCTTTGGTCGTGTAATTAGCGGTATGGAAATCGTTAGGGAAATACAGTTGGCCGAAACCGTCCCGCCTGCCGATCCTGATAATCTGGAATTTACGGCCGGGCAAATGATTGTTAATCCAGTTGTTATTCATACGATAGAGCGTTTAGAATAA
- a CDS encoding winged helix-turn-helix transcriptional regulator, translating into MVRILENASCPIGGTLEIIAGRWKPEILWHLQNGPIRFNELKRLVGSVSQKMLTQQLRELIRDGLVIRKQYAEIPPRVEYERTELANSLQPVFKALVTWNEENASSVYLARNNYDRENAKSA; encoded by the coding sequence ATGGTAAGAATACTTGAAAATGCATCCTGCCCTATCGGTGGTACTCTGGAAATCATTGCCGGACGTTGGAAGCCGGAAATTCTTTGGCATCTACAAAATGGGCCAATTCGTTTTAATGAATTAAAAAGATTGGTGGGAAGCGTTTCTCAAAAAATGCTCACACAACAATTAAGAGAGCTTATTAGAGACGGCCTTGTCATTAGAAAACAATATGCCGAAATACCACCACGTGTTGAATATGAACGAACAGAACTTGCAAATTCTTTGCAACCCGTTTTCAAAGCACTTGTTACATGGAATGAGGAAAATGCAAGCAGCGTCTATTTAGCAAGAAACAATTACGATAGAGAAAACGCAAAATCAGCTTAA
- a CDS encoding carbon-nitrogen hydrolase family protein, with product MDKLTVGLAQMAPVWLNRGKILEKVIDYINEAGEKSLELIAFGEALVPGYPFWIEPTGGARFNAKDQKELHALYMKEAVQIEAGHLDAVCAAAKKNNVALYLGIIERAKNRGGHSLYCTMVYINKDGEICSTHRKLMPTYEERLTWSPGDGHGLRVHELGAFTVGGLNCWENWMPLPRAALYGMGEDLHVAIWPGGDHNTHDITRHMAKEGRSYVMSVSGLMRASDFPDDTPYLDEILNGAGNKEYFANGASCLSAPNGEWVIEPQIGEEGLYVAEIDHARVREERQNFDPAGHYSRPDVTKLVVDRRRQSTIEIIED from the coding sequence ATGGATAAGTTAACAGTTGGACTGGCGCAGATGGCGCCTGTATGGCTTAACCGGGGAAAAATACTTGAAAAAGTGATTGATTATATCAATGAGGCAGGCGAGAAATCGCTTGAGCTTATTGCCTTTGGTGAAGCACTGGTTCCGGGATATCCATTCTGGATTGAACCAACGGGTGGTGCAAGGTTTAATGCCAAGGACCAAAAAGAACTTCATGCACTTTATATGAAGGAAGCCGTGCAAATTGAAGCAGGTCATTTGGATGCGGTTTGCGCTGCTGCAAAAAAGAATAATGTCGCCCTTTACTTAGGCATTATTGAGCGGGCAAAAAATCGTGGTGGCCATAGTCTTTATTGCACAATGGTTTATATCAATAAAGATGGTGAAATTTGTTCCACACACCGCAAATTAATGCCGACCTATGAAGAACGTCTGACATGGTCACCGGGTGATGGCCATGGTTTAAGGGTTCATGAACTTGGTGCCTTTACGGTCGGTGGTTTAAATTGTTGGGAAAACTGGATGCCCTTACCGCGTGCGGCGCTTTACGGCATGGGCGAAGATCTTCATGTGGCGATTTGGCCGGGTGGTGATCATAACACCCATGATATTACCCGCCATATGGCAAAAGAAGGCAGATCATATGTCATGTCCGTTTCGGGATTGATGCGCGCAAGCGACTTTCCTGATGATACACCTTACCTTGATGAAATTTTGAATGGCGCAGGCAATAAAGAATATTTTGCAAATGGTGCATCATGTTTAAGTGCACCAAACGGTGAATGGGTCATTGAGCCACAAATCGGTGAAGAAGGGCTTTATGTAGCGGAAATCGATCATGCCCGCGTGCGCGAAGAACGCCAGAATTTTGATCCCGCGGGTCATTATTCAAGGCCGGATGTAACCAAACTGGTCGTTGACAGGCGTCGTCAGTCTACGATAGAAATTATAGAAGATTGA
- a CDS encoding GNAT family N-acetyltransferase: MNKTAPVVRPSTDDDIGAVQRIYEYEVLNGTATFDKVPPTVEDLVIKRQAIIDQGFPHFVAEINDLVVGYSYVSLYRQRSAYSQTVENAIYIDPDYRGQGVASALMKELLDKCQELNLKQVIAVIGDSENHGSIKLHSNLGFRKVGTMEKVGFKFDRWIDVVLMQKSL, encoded by the coding sequence ATGAACAAAACCGCACCGGTAGTTCGTCCCTCAACAGATGATGATATCGGGGCGGTTCAGCGTATTTATGAATATGAAGTGTTAAACGGCACGGCGACATTTGATAAAGTGCCGCCGACCGTAGAAGACTTAGTGATAAAAAGACAGGCAATTATTGACCAAGGGTTCCCACACTTTGTGGCCGAAATAAATGACCTTGTTGTTGGGTATTCTTATGTTTCACTTTATAGACAACGTTCCGCATATTCACAAACGGTTGAAAACGCGATTTATATTGATCCGGATTATCGGGGGCAGGGCGTCGCGTCTGCCCTGATGAAAGAATTACTGGATAAATGCCAAGAGTTAAATTTAAAGCAGGTTATAGCGGTTATTGGTGATAGTGAAAATCATGGATCTATAAAGCTTCATTCAAACTTAGGGTTTAGAAAAGTTGGAACCATGGAAAAGGTTGGGTTTAAATTTGACCGCTGGATCGATGTGGTTTTGATGCAAAAATCACTTTGA
- a CDS encoding pirin family protein: MGIEILKRDDLPLGGFAGLTEKRLIVDQKVGGYADTWNGIGSLVYLADANFQPFGETRMHPHKEIDVISVMVEGNIAHEGSLEHGGSLSRNQVQVQRAGGEGFKHNEINPDDVENRMIQLWVLPENAGEPASYKLYTPDEGKLNRVYGGKRGNPDYMDSHTIMEIGLFKNGEEFNVDGEAILYLTRGTMSLKGQGQITDGDLIRGNDLSFEATSDDVQVIVIREE, encoded by the coding sequence ATGGGTATTGAAATTTTAAAAAGAGATGACTTGCCACTTGGTGGATTTGCAGGGCTTACTGAAAAAAGATTGATCGTTGATCAGAAAGTCGGTGGTTATGCTGATACATGGAATGGAATTGGCAGTTTAGTATATTTGGCTGATGCCAATTTCCAACCTTTCGGTGAAACGAGAATGCACCCACATAAGGAAATTGATGTGATTTCAGTTATGGTCGAAGGAAACATAGCCCATGAAGGGTCACTTGAACATGGTGGATCATTAAGTAGGAACCAAGTACAGGTTCAACGCGCTGGCGGTGAAGGGTTTAAACATAATGAAATTAACCCTGATGATGTTGAAAATCGTATGATCCAGTTATGGGTATTGCCGGAAAATGCCGGCGAGCCAGCAAGTTACAAACTTTATACACCTGATGAGGGGAAACTAAACCGTGTATACGGCGGTAAAAGAGGTAACCCTGATTATATGGATAGTCATACCATTATGGAAATTGGTCTATTTAAAAATGGTGAAGAGTTTAATGTCGATGGCGAAGCGATATTATATCTTACGCGCGGTACCATGTCTTTAAAAGGACAAGGGCAAATTACAGACGGTGATTTAATCCGTGGTAATGACCTCTCTTTTGAAGCAACCAGCGATGATGTGCAGGTTATCGTAATTCGTGAGGAATAA